A single window of Opisthocomus hoazin isolate bOpiHoa1 chromosome 5, bOpiHoa1.hap1, whole genome shotgun sequence DNA harbors:
- the GASK1B gene encoding Golgi-associated kinase 1B — MLFSSCGFTREMTTFDQPNKIKNLFICCLCPPRVLRLWTCRRPRTRRNLLVGTACVVYLGFLVSQVGHVLPQHKGGHQKISARSLQDAAQTPLLGIPLDGTLSSPNLQEPQLGSNGTLLPPNVVYITLRSKRSKPANIRGTVKPKRRKKHATTLSYGQHFPKAAFMGREEAFAQQPGRATRAAGTMGAAVALEARKHRLDEHRHKGMAIRERGNQRPGGISGAIKAQPQPEESNIRIYSESSPSWLSKDDILNMRMLADSRIESIQEVPSHKAVLVVFARSPHTAGTACNQGHCGIVKRPLDMSEVFAFHLDRILGLNRTLPSVSRRSELFPDGQACPVILWDSSLSPTDNNTHSSVRLTWGRYQQLLKQKCWQNGKVPKAEWGCTEIHHHEWSKMALFDFLLQIYNRLDRNCCGFKPLKEDSCVQQGLKLKCSDQDAVDLTHIVQRRHDRRHLAFIDNKGFFDRNEDNLDFKILQGINEFPESAVSVLRSQRLREKLLQSLFLDKIYWESQGGRKGIEKLIDVIERRSKILLTYINAHGAKVLPMNE, encoded by the exons ATGCTGTTTTCATCATGTGGATTCACTAGAGAAATGACCACCTTTGATCAGCCAAATAAAATCAAAAACTTATTTATTTGCTGCCTGTGCCCCCCACGGGTGCTGAGGCTCTGGACTTGCAGGCGCCCAAGGACAAGGAGGAATCTGCTAGTGGGCACTGCCTGCGTGGTCTACCTGGGATTCCTTGTCAGTCAAGTGGGGCATGTTTTACCCCAGCACAAAGGAGGACACCAAAAGATCAGTGCCAGAAGTCTCCAGGATGCAGCCCAAACTCCTCTTCTAGGCATCCCACTGGATGGCACCCTGTCATCACCCAATTTGCAGGAACCCCAGCTTGGTAGCAATGGGACCTTGCTGCCACCCAATGTAGTTTATATCACGCTGCGGTCCAAGCGCAGCAAGCCTGCCAATATCAGAGGCACAGTGAAACCAAAGCGCAGGAAGAAGCATGCAACTACTTTGTCCTATGGGCAGCACTTTCCAAAAGCCGCTTTTATGGGCCGGGAAGAGGCCTTTGCCCAACAGCCGGGAAGGGCCACGCGTGCTGCAGGCACAATGGGAGCAGCAGTGGCTCTGGAGGCGAGAAAGCACCGTCTGGACGAACACAGGCACAAAGGAATGGCAATCAGGGAGAGGGGTAACCAGAGACCTGGGGGGATTTCTGGAGCTATAAAGGCACAGCCCCAGCCTGAGGAAAGCAATATCAGGATTTACAGCGAGAGCTCTCCCTCTTGGCTGAGCAAAGATGACATCCTAAACATGCGCATGCTGGCAGATTCTCGGATAGAGAGCATCCAAGAAGTACCCTCTCACAAAGCAGTCCTGGTAGTATTTGCGAGAAGTCCCCACACCGCAGGAACTGCTTGTAATCAGGGGCACTGTGGCATCGTCAAAAGACCCCTCGACATGAGCGAGGTGTTTGCCTTTCATTTGGATAGGATCTTGGGGCTGAACAGGACCTTACCTTCCGTAAGCAGGAGATCCGAGCTCTTCCCAG atggCCAAGCGTGTCCTGTTATTCTCTGGGATTCCTCACTGAGTCCAACAGATAATAATACCCATTCTTCAGTGAGATTAACCTGGGGGCGATATCAGCAGCTGTTAAAGCAGAAATGCTGGCAGAATGGTAAAGTTCCCAAAGCTGAGTGGGGCTGTACCGAAATCCATCATCATGAGTGGTCCAAGATGGCACTCTTTGATTTTCTGCTGCAG ATCTATAATCGACTAGACAGAAACTGCTGTGGATTCAAACCTCTCAAGGAGGATTCCTGTGTGCAGCAAGGACTGAAGCTGAAATGTAGTGATCAGGATGCTGTTGACCTGACACACATAGTTCAGAGAAGGCACGACCGAAGGCACTTGGCCTTTATAGACAATAAGGGTTTCTTCGACAGAAATGAGGACAATCTTGACTTCAAAATACTACAAGGAATCAATGA ATTCCCTGAATCCGCAGTTTCAGTGCTGAGGAGCCAGCGTTTACGTGAGAAGTTACTTCAGTCTTTGTTCCTTGACAAAATATACTGGGAGAGCCAAGGAGGCAGAAAAGGAATTGAAAAGCTTATTGATGTAATAGAAAGGAGGTCCAAAATTCTTCTAACTTATATAAATGCACATGGAGCCAAAGTATTGCCCATGAATGAATGA
- the TMEM144 gene encoding transmembrane protein 144 isoform X1 → MGRRRAEARGCASPGGRPERRGRPMPNTDGPAEAVDKITTSAGMVLSVLRTPEKNLSGPTAKQLHSMFFQWILCASIWVVSLVVNLIQNCPRFWPLAMVGGFLWATGNVTVVPIVKTIGLALGLLIWASFNLLTGWASSRFGWFGIDPEEVSRPILNYIGAGLSLLSAVIFLFIKTEVQSSSASLESTPLLRESSVNVSEDTSDDSWVNRLSPAKRRLIGCSLAVVAGILYGSSFVPVLYIKDHGRRNETIYKGASQFDLDYVFAHFSGIFLTSTVYFLIYCVARKNKPNVYPQAILPGFVSGVLWAIANCCWFIANHYLSAVVSFPIITAGPGLVAAMWGVLVFKEIKGLKNYVLLSVAFCIILSGSLSTAFSKV, encoded by the exons ATGGGGAGGAGGCGGGCGGAGGCGAGGGGCTGCGCAAGCCCGGGCGGGAGGCCGGAGCGGCGGGGGAGGCCTATGC CCAACACTGATGGCCCTGCTGAAGCTGTGGATAAAATCACAACTTCAGCAGGCATGGTTCTCAGTGTCCTAAGGACCCCAGAGAAG AACCTGTCAGGACCCACAGCAAAACAACTGCACA GCATGTTCTTCCAGtggattctctgtgcctccatatGGGTAGTTTCTTTGGTGGTCAATTTAATCCAGAATTGCCCCCGGTTTTGGCCTCTGGCtatggttgggggttttttgtgggctACAG GCAATGTTACAGTTGTCCCTATTGTTAAAACTATTGGTTTAGCTCTTGGTCTTTTGATATGGGCTTCTTTTAATTTGCTGACAGGCTGGGCAAGTTCACG GTTTGGTTGGTTTGGAATTGACCCAGAAGAGGTATCAAGACCAATCTTAAATTATATTGGAGCTGGACTTTCACTATTAAG tgctgtcatatttctttttataaaaactgAAGTCCAGAGTTCTTCAGCTTCATTAGAAAGTACGCCTTTACTGAGAGAAAGT TCTGTtaatgtttctgaagatacttctGATGACTCATGGGTGAACAGACTTTCTCCAGCAAAAAGAAGACTcat AGGATGTAGCCTGGCTGTAGTAGCTGGAATACTCTACGGTTCCAGTTTTGTACCAGTACTTTACATCAAGGACCATGGGAGAAGAAATGAAACTATATATAAAGGAGCAAGTCAATTTG ATTTAGATTATGTTTTTGCACACTTCAGTGGAATATTTCTTACAAGTACTGTCTACTTTTTGATCTACTGTGTGGCCAGGAAAAATAAACCTAATGTTTATCCCCAAGCCATATTGCCAG GGTTTGTTTCTGGTGTGCTTTGGGCAATAGCCAATTGTTGCTGGTTCATAGCCAATCACTATCTCAGTGCTGTGGTCAGCTTTCCAATAATTACTGCA GGTCCTGGCCTTGTTGCTGCAATGTGGGGAGTCCTTGTATTTAAAGAAATCAAG GGACTGAAAAACTACGTGTTACTCTCAGTAGCGTTTTGCATCATTTTGTCTGGATCACTATCCACGGCTTTTTCTAAAGTTTGA
- the TMEM144 gene encoding transmembrane protein 144 isoform X3 produces the protein MVLSVLRTPEKNLSGPTAKQLHSMFFQWILCASIWVVSLVVNLIQNCPRFWPLAMVGGFLWATGNVTVVPIVKTIGLALGLLIWASFNLLTGWASSRFGWFGIDPEEVSRPILNYIGAGLSLLSAVIFLFIKTEVQSSSASLESTPLLRESSVNVSEDTSDDSWVNRLSPAKRRLIGCSLAVVAGILYGSSFVPVLYIKDHGRRNETIYKGASQFDLDYVFAHFSGIFLTSTVYFLIYCVARKNKPNVYPQAILPGFVSGVLWAIANCCWFIANHYLSAVVSFPIITAGPGLVAAMWGVLVFKEIKGLKNYVLLSVAFCIILSGSLSTAFSKV, from the exons ATGGTTCTCAGTGTCCTAAGGACCCCAGAGAAG AACCTGTCAGGACCCACAGCAAAACAACTGCACA GCATGTTCTTCCAGtggattctctgtgcctccatatGGGTAGTTTCTTTGGTGGTCAATTTAATCCAGAATTGCCCCCGGTTTTGGCCTCTGGCtatggttgggggttttttgtgggctACAG GCAATGTTACAGTTGTCCCTATTGTTAAAACTATTGGTTTAGCTCTTGGTCTTTTGATATGGGCTTCTTTTAATTTGCTGACAGGCTGGGCAAGTTCACG GTTTGGTTGGTTTGGAATTGACCCAGAAGAGGTATCAAGACCAATCTTAAATTATATTGGAGCTGGACTTTCACTATTAAG tgctgtcatatttctttttataaaaactgAAGTCCAGAGTTCTTCAGCTTCATTAGAAAGTACGCCTTTACTGAGAGAAAGT TCTGTtaatgtttctgaagatacttctGATGACTCATGGGTGAACAGACTTTCTCCAGCAAAAAGAAGACTcat AGGATGTAGCCTGGCTGTAGTAGCTGGAATACTCTACGGTTCCAGTTTTGTACCAGTACTTTACATCAAGGACCATGGGAGAAGAAATGAAACTATATATAAAGGAGCAAGTCAATTTG ATTTAGATTATGTTTTTGCACACTTCAGTGGAATATTTCTTACAAGTACTGTCTACTTTTTGATCTACTGTGTGGCCAGGAAAAATAAACCTAATGTTTATCCCCAAGCCATATTGCCAG GGTTTGTTTCTGGTGTGCTTTGGGCAATAGCCAATTGTTGCTGGTTCATAGCCAATCACTATCTCAGTGCTGTGGTCAGCTTTCCAATAATTACTGCA GGTCCTGGCCTTGTTGCTGCAATGTGGGGAGTCCTTGTATTTAAAGAAATCAAG GGACTGAAAAACTACGTGTTACTCTCAGTAGCGTTTTGCATCATTTTGTCTGGATCACTATCCACGGCTTTTTCTAAAGTTTGA
- the TMEM144 gene encoding transmembrane protein 144 isoform X2, whose protein sequence is MDIGKVYSAFNISNGTDLAIGFTSSTVAVLLFGTNFVPVKKFDTGDGMFFQWILCASIWVVSLVVNLIQNCPRFWPLAMVGGFLWATGNVTVVPIVKTIGLALGLLIWASFNLLTGWASSRFGWFGIDPEEVSRPILNYIGAGLSLLSAVIFLFIKTEVQSSSASLESTPLLRESSVNVSEDTSDDSWVNRLSPAKRRLIGCSLAVVAGILYGSSFVPVLYIKDHGRRNETIYKGASQFDLDYVFAHFSGIFLTSTVYFLIYCVARKNKPNVYPQAILPGFVSGVLWAIANCCWFIANHYLSAVVSFPIITAGPGLVAAMWGVLVFKEIKGLKNYVLLSVAFCIILSGSLSTAFSKV, encoded by the exons ATGGACATCGGGAAAGTTTACAGTGCCTTTAACATCAGCAATGGAACAGATCTAGCTATTGGCTTTACCTCTTCCACAGTAGCTGTCCTTCTATTTGGGACAAATTTTGTGCCTGTTAAGAAATTTGATACTGGTGATG GCATGTTCTTCCAGtggattctctgtgcctccatatGGGTAGTTTCTTTGGTGGTCAATTTAATCCAGAATTGCCCCCGGTTTTGGCCTCTGGCtatggttgggggttttttgtgggctACAG GCAATGTTACAGTTGTCCCTATTGTTAAAACTATTGGTTTAGCTCTTGGTCTTTTGATATGGGCTTCTTTTAATTTGCTGACAGGCTGGGCAAGTTCACG GTTTGGTTGGTTTGGAATTGACCCAGAAGAGGTATCAAGACCAATCTTAAATTATATTGGAGCTGGACTTTCACTATTAAG tgctgtcatatttctttttataaaaactgAAGTCCAGAGTTCTTCAGCTTCATTAGAAAGTACGCCTTTACTGAGAGAAAGT TCTGTtaatgtttctgaagatacttctGATGACTCATGGGTGAACAGACTTTCTCCAGCAAAAAGAAGACTcat AGGATGTAGCCTGGCTGTAGTAGCTGGAATACTCTACGGTTCCAGTTTTGTACCAGTACTTTACATCAAGGACCATGGGAGAAGAAATGAAACTATATATAAAGGAGCAAGTCAATTTG ATTTAGATTATGTTTTTGCACACTTCAGTGGAATATTTCTTACAAGTACTGTCTACTTTTTGATCTACTGTGTGGCCAGGAAAAATAAACCTAATGTTTATCCCCAAGCCATATTGCCAG GGTTTGTTTCTGGTGTGCTTTGGGCAATAGCCAATTGTTGCTGGTTCATAGCCAATCACTATCTCAGTGCTGTGGTCAGCTTTCCAATAATTACTGCA GGTCCTGGCCTTGTTGCTGCAATGTGGGGAGTCCTTGTATTTAAAGAAATCAAG GGACTGAAAAACTACGTGTTACTCTCAGTAGCGTTTTGCATCATTTTGTCTGGATCACTATCCACGGCTTTTTCTAAAGTTTGA